Proteins encoded together in one Prevotella scopos JCM 17725 window:
- the lpxB gene encoding lipid-A-disaccharide synthase: protein MKYYLIVGEASGDLHASRLMQSLLQYDSEADFRFFGGDLMAKVGGTRVKHYRELAYMGFVPVLLHLPTIFKNMKMCKEDIVRWKPDAVILVDYPGFNLNIAKFVKKNTNIPVYYYISPKIWAWKEWRIKAIKRDVKEMFSILPFEIPFYEKKHNYKIHYVGNPTAEEVDNFRHVYTESKDEFCQRNGLSSKPIIAILAGSRKQEIKDNLPSMLEAARHFEDYQMVVAAAPSITEGYYKKFLGHSEAKMVKTQTYELLSHSTVALVTSGTATLETALLNVPQVVCYETPVPKLIRFAFKYIIKVRFISLVNLIADKEIVQELLADRFSIRNIANELYRILPGQSARECMLTDYQLVRQRLGNEIAPDNAARIMVEKLISSHANQYVNRQINESTNEQVYGPVSEQYETFTHEHTDE from the coding sequence ATGAAGTATTACCTGATAGTTGGTGAAGCATCTGGCGACTTACATGCATCACGCCTTATGCAGTCGTTGCTACAATATGACTCTGAAGCAGACTTCCGTTTCTTTGGTGGTGATTTGATGGCGAAAGTGGGTGGCACACGTGTGAAGCATTATCGTGAACTTGCCTATATGGGCTTTGTGCCAGTGTTGCTGCATCTGCCTACCATTTTTAAGAATATGAAGATGTGTAAAGAAGACATCGTGCGTTGGAAGCCTGATGCTGTTATTCTCGTTGACTATCCGGGGTTTAATCTTAACATCGCTAAGTTTGTAAAGAAGAATACAAATATACCAGTCTATTATTATATCTCACCAAAGATATGGGCATGGAAGGAATGGCGCATCAAAGCTATCAAACGTGATGTGAAAGAAATGTTCTCTATTCTTCCGTTTGAAATTCCTTTCTATGAGAAGAAACATAATTACAAAATACATTACGTAGGTAATCCAACAGCCGAGGAGGTTGATAATTTCCGACATGTCTATACAGAGTCAAAAGACGAGTTCTGTCAGCGTAATGGATTGTCTTCTAAACCTATCATCGCCATTCTCGCAGGTAGCCGTAAGCAGGAGATAAAGGATAACCTGCCTTCTATGCTTGAGGCTGCACGTCATTTTGAAGATTATCAGATGGTGGTTGCTGCAGCACCTTCTATCACAGAGGGTTACTATAAGAAGTTTTTAGGTCATAGCGAAGCGAAGATGGTGAAGACTCAAACGTACGAACTTCTTTCTCACTCTACGGTAGCTCTTGTGACGAGTGGTACTGCAACGCTTGAGACAGCTTTGTTGAATGTTCCGCAGGTTGTATGCTACGAAACCCCAGTTCCAAAGCTGATTCGTTTTGCCTTCAAGTATATTATCAAGGTTCGTTTTATCTCGCTTGTCAACCTTATTGCTGATAAAGAGATTGTGCAGGAACTTCTTGCCGACCGCTTTTCCATTCGTAATATAGCCAATGAACTCTATCGTATCCTTCCTGGACAGAGTGCTCGTGAATGTATGCTGACTGATTACCAGCTAGTGCGTCAACGACTCGGTAATGAGATTGCACCTGATAATGCGGCGAGAATCATGGTTGAGAAGTTGATTAGTAGTCATGCTAATCAATATGTGAACAGACAGATAAATGAATCGACAAATGAGCAAGTATACGGGCCAGTAAGTGAACAATATGAGACGTTTACACATGAGCACACTGATGAGTAG
- the surE gene encoding 5'/3'-nucleotidase SurE, with protein MNSKKPLILISNDDGYQSNGIRTLVSFLTDFADVVVCAPEAGRSGFSCAFSVVDYLLLKKRHNIPDCEVWSCTGTPVDCVKLALDQILVDRKPDLILGGINHGDNSSVNNHYSGTMGIAYEGCMKYIPSIAFSSCDYDPNADLSYLRDYVRLIVKKVLTDSLPKGVCLNVNFPKVEKFAGLKVCRMGWGSWTREVEACKHPRGFDYYWMTGHYRNDEPDATDNDQWALAHGYVTVTPSKIDVTDYEVLDKMKTWESL; from the coding sequence ATGAATTCTAAGAAACCACTCATACTTATATCTAACGATGATGGATACCAGTCTAATGGTATTCGTACGCTCGTTTCATTCCTTACAGATTTTGCAGATGTTGTTGTCTGTGCTCCTGAAGCAGGACGTTCGGGTTTCTCGTGTGCTTTCTCCGTGGTTGATTATCTGTTGTTGAAGAAGCGTCATAATATTCCTGATTGCGAGGTGTGGTCATGTACAGGTACGCCTGTCGACTGTGTGAAGTTGGCGTTAGACCAGATTCTTGTTGATCGAAAACCAGACCTCATCTTGGGAGGTATCAATCATGGAGATAATTCCTCTGTGAATAATCATTACAGTGGAACGATGGGTATTGCGTATGAAGGTTGCATGAAATATATCCCTTCTATTGCTTTTTCAAGTTGCGACTATGACCCTAATGCTGACCTTTCTTACCTACGTGATTACGTAAGACTTATTGTCAAGAAAGTTCTTACTGATAGTTTGCCAAAAGGTGTCTGTCTAAATGTGAACTTCCCTAAGGTTGAGAAGTTTGCAGGACTGAAGGTTTGCCGTATGGGTTGGGGTAGTTGGACAAGAGAGGTTGAGGCTTGCAAGCATCCTCGTGGCTTTGATTATTATTGGATGACAGGGCATTATCGTAATGATGAGCCTGATGCAACCGATAATGATCAATGGGCATTAGCGCATGGATATGTAACTGTCACGCCATCGAAGATTGACGTAACTGATTATGAAGTGCTCGATAAGATGAAAACGTGGGAATCTCTTTAA
- a CDS encoding ParA family protein — MGKIIALANQKGGVGKTTTTINLAASLATLEKSVLVIDADPQANASSGLGVDIKEVDCSLYECIIDHADIKDAIYTTDIEGLDIVPSHIDLVGAEIEMLKLNGREKVMSNLLAPIRDEYDYILIDCSPSLGLITVNALTAADSVIIPVQCEYFALEGISKLLNTIKIIKSKLNPKLEIEGFLLTMYDSRLRLARQIYDEVKRHFQELVFKSVIQRNVKLSESPSHGLPVILYDADSTGAKNHLSLAKEIIEKNKK, encoded by the coding sequence ATGGGAAAGATTATCGCACTTGCCAACCAAAAAGGCGGCGTCGGAAAGACGACTACCACCATCAACTTGGCGGCTTCTTTAGCAACACTTGAGAAGTCAGTACTGGTGATTGATGCCGATCCGCAGGCGAATGCCTCAAGCGGTCTGGGCGTGGACATCAAAGAGGTGGATTGTTCGCTTTACGAATGTATCATTGACCATGCCGACATAAAAGACGCTATCTACACAACTGACATAGAAGGTTTGGACATTGTTCCGAGCCATATCGACCTTGTTGGAGCTGAAATTGAAATGTTAAAGCTCAATGGTCGTGAGAAGGTTATGAGCAATCTGCTTGCTCCAATTCGTGATGAATACGATTACATACTGATTGACTGTAGTCCGTCACTTGGTTTGATTACTGTCAATGCATTGACAGCAGCTGATTCTGTCATCATTCCTGTGCAGTGTGAATACTTCGCGTTGGAGGGTATCAGCAAACTGCTGAATACGATAAAGATAATTAAAAGTAAACTGAATCCGAAGTTAGAGATAGAGGGCTTCCTGCTGACGATGTACGATAGTCGTCTGCGTCTTGCTCGCCAGATTTACGATGAAGTAAAGCGCCACTTCCAAGAGTTAGTTTTCAAGTCAGTGATCCAGCGTAACGTGAAACTCTCAGAGAGTCCAAGTCATGGATTACCAGTTATCCTCTATGACGCTGACTCTACGGGTGCAAAGAATCATCTTAGCCTCGCAAAGGAAATCATTGAAAAGAATAAGAAATAA
- a CDS encoding ParB/RepB/Spo0J family partition protein: protein MAVQKKYNRNAKTNALGRGLDALISTEAVSTQGSSTINEVALDQIEANPNQPRREFDPVALEELANSIRELGLVQPITLRQIDENRFQIIAGERRWRASQLAGLKAVPAYIRTIKDESVMELALVENIQREDLNAIEIALAYEHLLEKSGMTQERVAERVGKSRAAIANYLRLLKLPALVQMGLQKKEIDMGHARALLSLDSPSLQLKLYREILKNGYSVRKVEELCQQLNNGEDIQSAKKKISARTRLPEEFNILKQRLSSFFDTKVQMSCNADGKGKISIPFASEEELLHIMEVMDKMK, encoded by the coding sequence ATGGCTGTACAAAAGAAATATAATCGAAACGCAAAGACCAATGCCCTCGGCCGTGGTCTGGATGCCTTAATATCTACTGAAGCTGTCAGTACACAAGGAAGTTCTACTATCAACGAGGTTGCCTTAGACCAGATTGAAGCTAATCCTAACCAACCTCGTCGTGAATTCGACCCTGTTGCGTTGGAAGAGTTGGCTAACAGTATTCGTGAATTAGGACTCGTTCAGCCAATTACCTTACGTCAGATAGACGAGAACCGCTTCCAGATTATAGCCGGCGAGCGTCGTTGGCGTGCCAGTCAGCTGGCAGGCTTAAAAGCTGTTCCAGCCTATATCCGTACGATTAAAGATGAGAGCGTAATGGAGTTGGCACTGGTTGAGAATATCCAGCGTGAAGACCTGAATGCGATTGAGATTGCTTTGGCTTACGAACATCTACTTGAAAAGAGCGGCATGACACAGGAGCGTGTGGCAGAACGTGTGGGTAAGAGCCGCGCAGCTATTGCTAACTACCTTCGTTTGTTGAAGCTTCCTGCATTGGTACAGATGGGCCTGCAAAAGAAAGAAATAGACATGGGACATGCTCGTGCATTGCTCTCTTTGGACAGTCCTTCACTACAATTAAAACTCTATCGTGAGATTCTCAAAAATGGCTATAGCGTTCGCAAGGTTGAAGAACTTTGTCAGCAATTGAATAACGGAGAAGATATACAGAGTGCAAAGAAGAAGATTTCTGCACGCACTCGTCTCCCGGAAGAGTTCAATATCCTTAAACAGCGTCTTTCATCATTCTTTGACACAAAGGTACAAATGAGTTGTAATGCAGATGGTAAGGGTAAAATCAGTATTCCCTTTGCATCAGAGGAAGAGTTGCTTCACATCATGGAAGTGATGGATAAGATGAAGTAA
- a CDS encoding DUF5683 domain-containing protein, whose protein sequence is MKMKNRILKGLLIAGMLTSITVMQAQVLPHDTIKVMYPGDSAVIEIPSSQDKYIEEKAILTPDDEGKLTSVMRKDSISMVKKQGRDWSKWRPNPKRALWLALVLPGAGQAYNRKYWKLPIFYGGFVGCIYAMTWNNQMYHDYAQAYMDIMDNDPTTQSYNNFLHLGATITSANEERYKTIFKQRKDRYRRWRDMSIFATIAVYALSVIDAYVDASLSDFDISDDLSLHIAPAVISDKSFATPNNPFRSSAIGIGCSLTF, encoded by the coding sequence ATGAAGATGAAGAATAGAATCCTCAAAGGACTGTTGATAGCCGGAATGCTCACCAGTATAACGGTCATGCAGGCACAAGTTCTGCCCCATGACACGATAAAGGTGATGTATCCAGGTGACTCTGCAGTTATTGAGATACCTAGTTCGCAGGATAAATATATAGAAGAAAAAGCCATCCTTACACCAGATGATGAGGGTAAGCTCACTTCTGTTATGCGGAAAGATAGTATCAGCATGGTAAAGAAGCAGGGACGTGATTGGTCCAAGTGGCGACCCAATCCTAAGCGTGCTTTATGGCTTGCACTCGTTCTTCCGGGTGCTGGACAAGCTTATAACCGCAAGTATTGGAAATTGCCTATCTTCTACGGAGGCTTTGTGGGCTGTATCTACGCTATGACTTGGAACAACCAGATGTATCACGACTACGCTCAGGCGTATATGGACATCATGGATAATGACCCTACAACGCAGAGTTACAACAACTTTCTTCACCTCGGAGCGACTATCACCTCTGCCAATGAAGAACGTTATAAAACCATCTTTAAACAACGCAAAGACCGCTATCGTCGCTGGCGTGACATGAGTATCTTTGCCACGATTGCCGTTTATGCACTATCGGTTATTGATGCATACGTAGATGCTTCGCTATCCGATTTTGACATATCAGATGACCTCTCACTGCATATTGCACCAGCGGTCATATCAGATAAGAGTTTCGCTACACCCAACAACCCCTTCCGTTCATCGGCAATCGGCATTGGATGTAGTCTGACATTCTAA
- a CDS encoding DDE transposase, translated as MKIQKISDITPTLPFTEFDFLQSYRDSFAKSELGRIHSQLPLKELAAACTSRSHKSKRGKKPLFSCEGEIALMFLKSYTGLSDDGLIEMLNGSIHMQMFCDALIDPSCPIRDGKIVSAIRNRLARLLDIDSLQGILYAKWKDSLKDKDLCLTDATCYESYLRFPTDIKLLWECCHWLHKLLVSECKHLSERVPRSKYNDVEKARLAYAKQRKHTASSTRKLRRRLLKLLSKLLSQWYRLCKLYSPCISLSAEQEKRLSAIRAVFRQQSALFSGKEVRHRIVSIDRPYLRPIVRGKENKRVEFGAKVNNIQIDGISFIEHHSFEAFNEGVRLKQCVEYQESLTGVKVKRVGADSIYANNANRTMCTEKGITTCFVRKGPKPKEESECLRTARKIIGNLRATVMEGSFGNQKQHYAVGRIKARNMFSETLLLFFGIHTANAAILAARLMARDMKKVA; from the coding sequence GTGAAGATACAAAAAATTTCTGATATAACACCAACTTTGCCCTTTACAGAGTTTGATTTTTTACAGAGCTATCGTGACAGCTTTGCAAAAAGCGAACTTGGACGTATCCATTCCCAGCTCCCACTTAAGGAGTTGGCAGCAGCATGTACGAGTCGTAGCCATAAGAGCAAGCGGGGCAAAAAGCCTCTTTTTTCGTGTGAGGGAGAAATAGCCCTGATGTTCCTCAAGTCATACACAGGTCTGTCTGACGATGGCTTGATAGAGATGCTTAACGGAAGCATCCACATGCAGATGTTCTGTGACGCTCTGATAGACCCTTCCTGTCCCATTAGGGATGGAAAGATTGTAAGTGCCATACGCAACCGTCTTGCCCGTCTTCTTGACATAGACAGCCTTCAGGGCATATTGTACGCCAAATGGAAAGACAGCCTCAAGGACAAGGACCTATGCCTGACGGATGCAACCTGTTATGAGAGCTACCTGCGCTTCCCGACAGACATCAAGCTACTCTGGGAGTGTTGCCATTGGCTTCACAAGCTGCTTGTCTCCGAGTGTAAGCACCTGTCGGAGCGTGTTCCGAGGAGCAAGTATAATGATGTTGAGAAGGCTAGGCTTGCATACGCCAAGCAGCGCAAGCACACAGCATCATCCACGCGCAAGCTCAGGAGAAGACTTCTGAAACTGCTCTCCAAACTTCTTTCTCAGTGGTACCGTCTTTGCAAATTGTATAGCCCTTGTATCAGCCTGTCGGCAGAACAGGAAAAGCGTCTCTCCGCCATACGTGCCGTATTCCGCCAACAGTCAGCCTTGTTTTCAGGCAAGGAAGTCAGGCACCGTATTGTCAGCATCGACCGTCCCTACCTCCGTCCCATTGTCAGGGGCAAGGAAAACAAGCGTGTGGAGTTTGGGGCAAAGGTCAACAACATACAGATTGACGGCATATCATTCATAGAGCACCACAGCTTTGAGGCTTTCAACGAGGGTGTTCGTCTTAAGCAATGTGTTGAGTATCAGGAATCTCTGACGGGGGTCAAAGTTAAGCGTGTCGGTGCCGATTCCATATATGCCAACAATGCCAACCGAACAATGTGTACGGAAAAAGGCATAACCACCTGTTTCGTCAGAAAAGGTCCCAAGCCCAAAGAAGAATCAGAATGTCTCAGGACGGCGAGAAAGATTATTGGAAACCTCAGGGCCACTGTAATGGAGGGCAGCTTCGGGAATCAGAAACAGCACTATGCCGTTGGGCGCATCAAGGCACGTAACATGTTCAGCGAAACATTACTGCTCTTCTTCGGAATCCATACGGCTAATGCCGCCATTCTTGCCGCAAGGCTGATGGCCAGGGACATGAAGAAGGTGGCTTGA
- a CDS encoding lytic transglycosylase domain-containing protein, with the protein MNALGRFRSELTEIPYIDDKFYNSGIQTGLKDTPTTGISEPDNNIEIIDRKIRNLSNMMTMTCNEEVKKYIDRYTKAGRQSTSYLLGRARYYNPIFEEALRYYGLPLELKYLPVIESGLNPNATSRVGAVGLWQFMATTGKQYDLQIDNYIDERRDPEKSSYAAARMLSDLYKQFGDWTLALAAYNCGPGRVNSAITKAGGGADFWAVYQHLPKETRGYVPAFIAANYVMNYYADYNITPLSTGLPIRCDTVIIEKDITLAKVANVLGMNVDDLKTLNPQYRQGLIKAFATNGIAKLRLPLEMVEKFKNYKDQIYQNETTNEEPNMTIAATHISQKAILY; encoded by the coding sequence TTGAATGCTCTTGGCAGGTTCAGGAGTGAATTAACTGAAATTCCCTATATAGATGACAAGTTCTATAACAGCGGCATACAGACAGGACTAAAGGATACGCCAACAACAGGTATATCAGAACCTGACAATAACATAGAAATCATTGATCGAAAGATACGCAACCTTTCGAACATGATGACAATGACCTGTAATGAGGAAGTTAAGAAATATATTGATCGCTACACAAAGGCAGGACGCCAATCAACTTCCTATTTGTTAGGACGTGCACGTTACTATAACCCAATCTTCGAGGAAGCTCTGCGCTACTATGGCTTACCGCTAGAACTGAAGTATCTTCCTGTAATAGAATCGGGACTGAACCCCAATGCAACGTCACGGGTAGGAGCTGTTGGATTATGGCAGTTCATGGCAACAACAGGTAAGCAATACGACCTTCAGATTGATAATTATATTGATGAACGTCGCGACCCAGAGAAGTCTTCTTATGCTGCAGCACGTATGTTGAGCGACCTCTACAAGCAATTTGGTGATTGGACATTGGCTCTCGCTGCCTACAACTGTGGACCGGGACGCGTCAACAGTGCTATCACAAAGGCTGGTGGTGGCGCAGACTTCTGGGCGGTCTATCAGCATTTACCAAAGGAGACACGTGGTTATGTACCCGCTTTCATCGCAGCAAATTATGTGATGAACTACTATGCTGATTATAACATCACACCTTTATCAACGGGTCTGCCTATCCGCTGTGATACAGTCATTATTGAAAAGGACATCACACTAGCTAAGGTGGCTAACGTCTTAGGAATGAATGTCGATGATTTGAAGACACTTAACCCACAGTATCGACAAGGCTTAATCAAGGCATTTGCAACCAATGGCATAGCTAAGTTGCGCCTACCTCTTGAAATGGTTGAGAAGTTCAAAAACTACAAAGATCAGATTTACCAGAACGAAACAACCAACGAAGAACCTAACATGACTATTGCGGCTACTCACATAAGCCAAAAAGCCATACTATACTAA
- a CDS encoding RelA/SpoT family protein has protein sequence MEKDNMEVKEIDYEKMVDDAFQHLIDTYLASRHRKKVDIITKAFNFARQAHKGVRRLSGEPYIMHPIAVAQIACEEMGLGATSICAALLHDVVEDTDYTVEDIENIFGPKIAQIVDGLTKISGGIFGEQASAQAENFKKLLLTMSDDIRVILIKICDRLHNMRTLASQPASKQYKIAGETLYIYAPLANRLGLNKIKTELEDLSFRYEHPDAYASIEKKLASTQAQRDTLFEQFTAPIRAELDKMGFEYEIKARVKSPYSIWNKMQNKHVTFEEIYDILAVRIIYKPKSQEEEINNCFQIYVAISQIYKSHPDRLRDWVNHPKANGYQALHVTLMSSKGRWIEVQIRSEHMNELAEQGFAAHWKYKDGGEITEDEGELNEWLRTIKEILDDPQPDAMDFLDAIKLNLFASEIFVFTPKGEIKTMPAGCTALDFAFQIHTFLGSHCIGAKVNHKLVPLSHKLNSGDQVEILTSMSQHVNPSWINFVSTAKAKAKIQAILRRESRELQKTGEAQLSTWLKAHDLEMTTSTLDKLCDLHDLRKHDNLFLAVGNKSVILGDTDLNELRGKSKSEKTITSRGWRRYVPFLKSNDKKATETAEAKDTENTEGLIVVTKELNKKKPIFINEENIHRYLFPHCCHAIPGDDILGYIDNKNHIEIHKRACPVAAKLKASYGGRILDAKWDMHRQLFFDATIEIRGIDRSGMLHDISDVLSDQLGINIRKITISSDNGIFEGTIEMQVHDRKDVQFIVESMKNIKDIQEVLEVL, from the coding sequence ATGGAAAAGGACAATATGGAAGTTAAGGAGATTGACTATGAGAAGATGGTAGATGATGCCTTTCAGCATCTCATCGACACCTATCTTGCTTCACGTCATCGAAAAAAGGTTGATATCATAACCAAGGCATTCAACTTCGCACGACAAGCGCATAAGGGTGTGCGCCGACTCTCTGGCGAACCTTATATCATGCACCCTATTGCCGTTGCTCAGATTGCTTGTGAAGAGATGGGACTCGGTGCTACAAGTATCTGTGCTGCTCTCTTACATGATGTCGTAGAAGATACCGACTATACGGTGGAGGATATTGAAAACATATTCGGTCCAAAGATTGCACAGATTGTTGACGGACTGACCAAGATTTCAGGTGGTATCTTTGGCGAGCAAGCTTCAGCACAAGCTGAAAACTTCAAGAAGTTATTGCTCACCATGAGCGATGACATTCGCGTTATCCTCATCAAGATATGCGACCGTCTGCACAACATGCGTACTCTTGCTTCTCAGCCTGCCAGCAAACAATATAAGATTGCAGGTGAAACGCTCTACATCTATGCACCACTTGCGAACCGATTGGGACTGAATAAGATTAAGACTGAGTTAGAAGACCTTAGCTTCCGCTACGAACATCCAGATGCGTACGCCTCTATCGAGAAGAAACTCGCATCAACGCAAGCGCAGCGTGACACCCTCTTTGAGCAGTTCACCGCACCTATTCGTGCCGAACTTGACAAGATGGGCTTCGAATATGAGATTAAAGCACGCGTAAAGAGTCCTTATTCTATTTGGAATAAGATGCAAAACAAACATGTCACCTTTGAGGAAATCTACGATATCCTGGCTGTACGCATCATCTATAAACCAAAATCACAAGAAGAGGAAATCAACAACTGCTTCCAGATTTATGTGGCGATCAGTCAGATTTATAAGAGTCATCCCGACCGACTTCGCGATTGGGTGAACCATCCTAAGGCTAATGGTTATCAGGCGTTGCATGTCACACTAATGTCTAGCAAAGGTCGTTGGATTGAAGTACAGATACGTTCTGAACACATGAACGAACTGGCTGAACAGGGCTTTGCTGCACATTGGAAATATAAAGATGGTGGAGAGATTACTGAAGATGAGGGTGAATTGAACGAATGGCTTAGAACGATAAAGGAGATTCTTGATGATCCACAACCAGACGCCATGGACTTTCTCGATGCCATCAAACTCAACCTCTTTGCATCTGAAATCTTTGTATTCACACCGAAAGGAGAGATTAAGACCATGCCTGCTGGATGTACGGCGCTCGACTTTGCATTCCAAATTCATACATTCCTCGGCAGCCATTGCATCGGTGCAAAGGTCAACCATAAACTTGTCCCATTGAGTCATAAACTCAACAGTGGAGATCAGGTAGAAATCCTGACCTCTATGTCACAACATGTCAATCCGTCATGGATCAACTTTGTATCTACAGCGAAGGCGAAGGCAAAGATACAAGCTATCTTGCGACGTGAGAGCCGTGAGTTACAAAAGACAGGAGAAGCACAGCTGTCAACTTGGCTTAAGGCACATGACCTAGAGATGACCACATCTACCTTGGATAAACTTTGCGATTTACACGACCTTCGTAAGCATGACAATCTTTTCCTTGCTGTCGGGAACAAGTCTGTCATCCTTGGCGATACTGACTTAAACGAACTTCGTGGAAAGTCAAAATCAGAGAAGACTATTACCTCACGCGGTTGGCGTCGTTACGTCCCTTTCTTGAAGTCGAATGATAAGAAAGCCACAGAGACTGCAGAAGCTAAGGACACAGAAAATACTGAGGGCTTAATTGTTGTTACAAAAGAACTCAACAAAAAGAAGCCTATCTTCATCAACGAGGAAAACATACATCGCTATCTCTTCCCACATTGCTGCCATGCTATCCCTGGTGATGATATCCTCGGATATATTGACAACAAGAACCACATCGAGATTCATAAGCGTGCCTGTCCAGTGGCTGCAAAGCTAAAAGCAAGCTATGGTGGTAGAATCTTAGATGCCAAGTGGGACATGCACCGCCAATTATTCTTTGACGCAACAATTGAGATTCGTGGTATTGACCGCAGCGGTATGCTACACGACATCTCTGATGTCCTCTCCGACCAGTTAGGCATTAATATCCGTAAGATAACAATTTCCAGCGATAATGGAATCTTTGAGGGAACGATCGAGATGCAAGTCCATGACCGCAAAGACGTACAGTTTATCGTTGAAAGTATGAAGAATATCAAGGATATACAAGAGGTTTTAGAGGTTCTTTAG
- a CDS encoding acyltransferase family protein, which yields MTPNNTSAAAFADTKPHYHLLDGLRGVAALLVICYHIGEDFATNCLTQCVNHGYLAVDFFFMLSGFVIGYAYDDRLNTMGIMAFVKRRVIRLHPMVVIGALLGGLLFYAQGTEYLKVSEVPVVLLTFATLLNLFLVPAWGEVEVRGYGEIFPLNGPTWSLFFEYIANLLYVLAIRKLSTRWLAMLVFATGGALFGYAITNEYGNLGAGWTFGNYGFWGGLLRVMFAFPAGLLLSRVFHKRKVRGAFWWCALIIVAVTVPPRLGGESQMWANGIYEALCVLLVFPLVVWIGASGETTDALSTRICNFLGNISYPIYIVHFPLIYTCFAYAKRNDLPFCQTIPQVLALVFACIALAWVCLKFYDMPVRRWLQKRFV from the coding sequence ATGACCCCAAACAACACCTCTGCGGCAGCTTTTGCCGACACCAAACCACACTATCACTTGCTAGACGGGTTGCGCGGCGTTGCCGCCCTCCTCGTTATTTGTTACCATATAGGCGAAGATTTTGCCACAAACTGCCTCACGCAGTGTGTCAATCACGGCTATTTGGCAGTAGATTTCTTCTTTATGCTATCGGGTTTCGTTATCGGTTATGCCTACGACGACCGCCTAAACACCATGGGCATTATGGCCTTTGTTAAGCGAAGGGTTATCCGTCTGCATCCCATGGTGGTGATAGGTGCTCTACTTGGCGGACTGTTGTTTTATGCCCAAGGCACCGAATATTTAAAAGTTTCCGAAGTGCCTGTGGTCCTTTTGACCTTCGCAACGCTGCTGAATCTGTTTTTAGTGCCTGCATGGGGAGAGGTTGAGGTACGTGGTTATGGCGAGATTTTTCCACTTAACGGCCCTACATGGTCATTGTTTTTCGAGTATATAGCCAACCTACTCTATGTCTTGGCCATTCGCAAGTTGTCTACGCGTTGGCTCGCCATGCTGGTATTCGCCACAGGTGGCGCGCTATTTGGCTATGCCATAACCAACGAGTATGGCAATCTAGGTGCAGGGTGGACCTTCGGCAACTATGGTTTTTGGGGCGGATTGCTCCGCGTTATGTTTGCCTTCCCTGCGGGTTTGCTGCTTTCGCGCGTGTTTCATAAGCGCAAGGTGCGCGGTGCTTTTTGGTGGTGTGCGCTAATTATTGTGGCCGTTACTGTGCCTCCGCGCCTAGGCGGAGAAAGCCAGATGTGGGCAAACGGCATCTACGAAGCGCTTTGTGTGCTGTTGGTTTTCCCCCTTGTGGTGTGGATAGGCGCATCGGGAGAAACCACCGATGCCCTTTCTACGCGTATATGCAACTTCCTTGGCAACATTTCTTATCCTATTTACATCGTTCATTTTCCTCTTATCTACACCTGTTTTGCTTATGCAAAGAGAAACGACCTACCTTTCTGCCAAACCATTCCGCAGGTCCTAGCCCTTGTGTTTGCCTGCATCGCCTTGGCTTGGGTATGCCTTAAATTTTACGATATGCCCGTAAGGCGATGGCTGCAAAAGCGATTTGTGTGA